A DNA window from Mesotoga sp. BH458_6_3_2_1 contains the following coding sequences:
- a CDS encoding DUF7000 family protein yields MRSRNVDSMNDLIREYTNQLNTGRIQEAYRGIMSFMSDLRTYLTDRYPNYVTGSLYFGYMDMTYFAFSPTALRDRKLKIAIVYLHKESRFEVWLGAINRKVQAKYIEFFRLKNIGQYKLSQVSPGVDSILESMLSDRPDFDNPEELKKEIERKTIEFAESVTLMLNR; encoded by the coding sequence ATGAGGAGTAGGAATGTGGACTCTATGAACGATCTTATCCGTGAATACACGAACCAGTTGAACACAGGGCGCATCCAGGAAGCCTACAGGGGAATCATGTCGTTCATGTCGGATCTAAGAACGTATTTGACCGACAGATACCCAAACTATGTGACCGGTTCTCTGTATTTCGGGTATATGGACATGACTTATTTTGCATTTTCTCCCACCGCCTTGAGAGATAGGAAACTCAAAATCGCGATTGTCTATCTGCACAAAGAGAGCAGATTTGAAGTCTGGCTTGGTGCAATCAACAGAAAGGTCCAGGCCAAGTACATCGAGTTCTTTAGACTTAAGAATATAGGCCAATACAAGTTGTCACAAGTCTCTCCGGGAGTCGATTCCATTCTCGAGTCAATGCTTTCCGATAGGCCGGATTTCGATAACCCTGAAGAACTCAAAAAAGAGATCGAAA